In Granulicella sp. L56, the following are encoded in one genomic region:
- a CDS encoding response regulator transcription factor, translated as MPQTTPTVFVVDDDISVRESLESLIRCAGWRPEVFASAEEFLSYPRTPTPSCLVLDVGLPDLNGLDLQKRIALDRIDIPIIFITGAGDIPMSVQAMKAGAVEFLEKPVSEDVLLRVIGNAIERSQVTLGHQEKIRAIRDSYASLTRREREVMALVVTGRLNKQIGGELGISVITVKTHRGNVMRKMKADSLADLVKMAVRLRLTVAPRT; from the coding sequence ATGCCCCAAACGACACCTACCGTGTTTGTTGTCGACGATGACATCTCGGTACGCGAGTCGTTGGAATCGTTGATTCGTTGCGCGGGTTGGCGTCCCGAGGTGTTCGCGTCCGCAGAGGAGTTCCTTTCCTATCCACGGACCCCGACTCCAAGTTGTCTAGTACTAGACGTAGGTCTTCCTGATCTCAACGGACTCGACTTGCAGAAGCGTATCGCCCTGGACCGCATCGACATACCCATCATCTTCATCACTGGAGCAGGCGATATTCCGATGTCGGTTCAGGCCATGAAAGCGGGCGCCGTCGAGTTTCTAGAAAAGCCAGTGAGCGAAGATGTTCTATTAAGAGTTATCGGGAATGCTATCGAACGAAGCCAAGTTACCCTGGGACACCAAGAAAAAATAAGGGCGATCCGAGATAGTTATGCCTCGCTCACGCGTCGGGAACGGGAGGTTATGGCGCTCGTGGTGACGGGTCGCTTGAACAAACAGATCGGCGGAGAACTCGGCATCAGCGTGATCACCGTCAAGACTCATCGAGGCAATGTTATGCGGAAGATGAAAGCCGATTCTCTAGCAGATTTAGTCAAAATGGCCGTGCGGCTTCGCCTTACGGTTGCTCCAAGGACCTAA